From Quercus lobata isolate SW786 chromosome 1, ValleyOak3.0 Primary Assembly, whole genome shotgun sequence, one genomic window encodes:
- the LOC115982386 gene encoding uncharacterized protein LOC115982386, with amino-acid sequence MYKKMKEADGAGPLRGQTDTKDEEMDFKKIMKDIENISSSHMTWKERKEMENRKVIGLGGKPTKKQRLPLSVARPMMKKQKEREQKMLEERLILGQFGGKSSSSDKRSMGRRKPEDRVLKASEGHFRNGVLDVKHLLHSAPAPAPSRGSYSGTHLFSDGERKGKGKGKGKGKGKGKKNGGKKGGGRKRH; translated from the exons GAAAGAAGCTGATGGAGCAGGACCCTTGAGAGGCCAAACAGATACCAAGGATGAAGAAATGGACTTCAAGAAGATTATGAAGGATATTGAGAATATCA GCTCCTCACATATGACatggaaagagagaaaggaaatggAGAATAGGAAGGTGATTGGTCTAGGTGGAAAG CCTACTAAGAAGCAGAGACTACCCCTCAGTGTAGCACGACCCATGATGaagaaacaaaaggaaagaGAGCAGAAAATGCTAGAAGAG cgTTTGATTCTTGGACAATTTGGAGGCAAGTCCAGCAGTAGTGATAAAAGATCAATGGGGAGGCGCAAACCTGAAGACAGGGTTTTGAAAGCAAGTGAAGGTCATTTTAGAAATGGTGTACTTGATGTAAAGCATCTGTTACATTCAGCTCCAGCTCCAGCTCCTTCTAGAGGGAGTTATTCAGGTACCCATTTGTTCAGTGAtggggaaaggaaaggaaagggaaagggaaagggaaagggaaaggggAAGGGAAAGAAGAATGGAGGTAAGAAGGGTGGTGGTAGGAAGCGCCACTAA